Part of the Citrus sinensis cultivar Valencia sweet orange chromosome 2, DVS_A1.0, whole genome shotgun sequence genome, TTTTGACCAAAAATAGGAAATTTAAGTCTTCTGAATCGATTTTAAGAGGCATTCTTGATTCGGATTCGTTTGATTTGCCTAGTAAGTTGTTTGATTCTATTTTGTATTCTTATCGGATGTGTGATTCTTCGCCGCTagtgtttgatttattgtttaaGACTTATGCTCATAGAAAGAAGTTTAGGAATGCTACCGACACTTTTTGTCAAATGAGGGATTATGGTTTTTTGCCTATAATTGAGTCCTGCAATAAGTTTCTGAGCTCATTACTTGATTCAGAAAGGGTTGATATTGCTTTGGGGTTTTATAAAGAAATGCGGCGAAATAGGATTTCACCCAATGTTTATACTCTAAATATGGTTATGCATGCTTTCTGTAAATTGGGAATCATTGAAAGGGCGGTTGAAGTGTTTAAGAATATGGAGAGTATGGGTTTCATTCCTTCTGTTACAACTTATAATACATTGATTTCCGGGCATTGTAACAAGGGTCTTTTGAGTTTGGCTATGAAGTTTAAAAACTTGATGGAGAAGAATGGCATTCAGCCAAATGTGATTACTTTTAATACTctaatttttggtttttgcaAGAAAGGAAAGTTACATGAAGCGAACAGGATATTTAGTGAGATGAAAGCCACGAATGTGTCTCCCAATGTTGTGACTTATAACACGTTGATTAATGGGTATGGTCAAGTGGGCAATAGTGAGATGGGTGCCAGCCTTTATGAGGAGATGTTGAGAAATGGCATTAAGGTTGATATACTGACTTATAATGCCTTGATACTGGGTTTATGCAAGGAGGGTAAGACAAAGAAAGCTGCTTACTTGGTTAAAGATCTTGATAAAAATAGCTTGGTCCCAAATGCCTCAACCTATTCAGCTCTTATCACTGGGCAATGTGTGAGGAAGAACTCTGAACGTGCCTTTCAGCTCTATAAAAGCATGATAAGGAGTGGTTGTCGTCccaataaacatatttttgaaatgttgatGTCTACTTTTTGCCAGAATGAGGATTTTGACAGAGCAGCTGAAGTCTTGCTGGAAATGCTTGAAAAATGTATGGCTCCGGATTCAATTATCCTATCTGAGCTTTACTGTGGACTTCACCATTGTGGAAAGGATGAACTTGCAATGAAGCTTTTTCGCAAGATGGAAATTAGAGGTTTGCTTCCAAAGGGATTTGACAAATTGAGAACTATCAACTGTGCACCAGAGAATGGGGAGAAAGAGAGCGGAGGTCTCTCTTAAAGTTATTAATTTGATTCTCTTTCAAATTTAAGCTTTTTGAACGGACCTTGTTATAATGCAAGTTTCGGTAATACAAGTGAGAAAGGTACTTTATATTCACTGTTAATGAACCCGTGCCTTGCTGAtgtcctttttatttttttctgaattaaaaatttgttaagcCTATATGCTGTATTTTAATTACCTATTCTTGTCTTTTGCTCCTTGATCATATGGTGTTTTGGAGTACTATCTTTTCCAGTTGTACGATTGGAGATATtgatatttcattatttatattcatttgTGTACACATATACACTGGGAGGAATTTTACAAATACTATATTGTAAGTGGTCTGTTTGACATGTAATGTATGTCTGTTTCTGCATTCACGTTTATGGACACATGATCATCTTAATCTTATCTACTAAATCTTCTCACATTCCTGTTTGTTTCTATCTATTTCATCTAAAATTGTCTGTGTTCATCTGCATGTAATTCTGTTTTCTTCTACTGTAGGCTTTCCCTCCTTGAGTcatgtgaaaaaaataaataaattacgtattaaattatttactacaCATTTTACTCACAGagtattcttttttttgggataagagacaaattatttttctgctttcatcttttaaattttgaccTATTATGTAAATTATGCTCATCCGTGTAGCATTGTTTCCTTATGCTACTTCTTTCATAGAACCTTATTTTGCAAATCAAAAAGGGAACCCTCTTCTTAGCATTATATATCCCGATTCTGAACAGTTTGTGGCTATGACATCAGGTAACTGCAGAAATTTGGCTCATCTTCTATGAATATGCTTGTGCAAGTCCTTGtatattattgtttgtttatcCAAATTGGTAGCTGTTGTCgttgttgttttctttttctaaagtTTTTACTGGATTCTTGATATCATCGGGACATCTGTTAATCTCATGCGTTGGCTGTATTCAGGCTTCAATTTGCTAATGGATGCAAGAGTATGATTAGAGAGCATACAGATTGGGCTCCGCTGACCATTATAGCTTCCTTTAGGACAATAGTAACTGCACCTTGATCTGTTCATTATTTACCAAATGCATACTAAAGGCTGTTTTTTAGCTGAAAAGGTACTTTTGCTGAGATTGATAGAGGCTCTGGGATGAGGAATGGATTCAATAGGATTATACCTGCCTTTGTTGAAATGGATGATTAGACATGCTTGGCACTGGGGAGTTTGAGGCCACATATCTTTAAGTTCCTCCACAGCAATCACAATGAGAGAAGGTAAAGGTTTGATGTATTAGAGGATAATATCTCAATGGCAAGTTTAGGATGCCTTTATGTTAAAATAAGAGCATACACCTTCAATAACTTTGCAAAGAGTTCTTGTAAGTTCATCTCTTGTTTGATCCCATCTAGTTTCTCCATTCAAACTGATGTAATCGCTGAGCTAGTCAAGTTTCAATGTTTGCAAAACATAATGGCATGATCAAACTAATGCCCCTATTTGGaacaaaaaggaattttttaatttgttttttatttgtgtataTTGAAATAGAACTTGATCAGTTGCATTTTACAGTATTTATTGTAGCATTCTTTGCACCGGAACTGATACAATGTAATAAAACTGGACAGGTACGAAAGTTCTATGCAATTCCCAGCACTTATTACTGCCCTCCCGCTATGTCACTTCTCAAAAGGAATACGAGTGGTGGCGATCACCTGCAGATTCTCCTTTCTTCTAGCTGTCATTCCAAAATTCTCAGACATATCAAGGTCTTCTAGTCTTTCTCCATTTGCAAGTTTCCAGTCAAAATGGTACATTAGTTGAGCAAGTCCAAGTTCAATATTAGCAGTAGCAAATGATATGCCTGGGCAAATCCTCCTTCCTCCACCAAATGGGATCAACTCAAAGTGATTTCCTTTAAAGTCAGTAGAAGAACCTTCAAATCTCTCTGGTTGAAAGCATTCAGGATCTTTCCAGACTGTTGGATCTCTTCCTATTGCATGAAGATTAATGAGGATTTTGGCTTTGGCTGGTATTGTATATCCTCTAATCTCACATTTTTCCCTTGCTTCTCTTGGGGTAAAGGGACCTGGAGCATGTAATCTAAATGTTTCCTTGATAACTAA contains:
- the LOC102630405 gene encoding pentatricopeptide repeat-containing protein At4g26680, mitochondrial encodes the protein MKLLPKSLLTTVCSTKVGAFNSLSTINVFPFRRLSTMVTTLDKNPTFINPSVSENSMKMNRNPIPIPHRTLPEPKGQDFDFVNITYSHLIHSDWKKLTALSTHLTPFRVKHVLLKVQKDYVLSLEFFTWVQTHKPSSLTLETHSIVLHILTKNRKFKSSESILRGILDSDSFDLPSKLFDSILYSYRMCDSSPLVFDLLFKTYAHRKKFRNATDTFCQMRDYGFLPIIESCNKFLSSLLDSERVDIALGFYKEMRRNRISPNVYTLNMVMHAFCKLGIIERAVEVFKNMESMGFIPSVTTYNTLISGHCNKGLLSLAMKFKNLMEKNGIQPNVITFNTLIFGFCKKGKLHEANRIFSEMKATNVSPNVVTYNTLINGYGQVGNSEMGASLYEEMLRNGIKVDILTYNALILGLCKEGKTKKAAYLVKDLDKNSLVPNASTYSALITGQCVRKNSERAFQLYKSMIRSGCRPNKHIFEMLMSTFCQNEDFDRAAEVLLEMLEKCMAPDSIILSELYCGLHHCGKDELAMKLFRKMEIRGLLPKGFDKLRTINCAPENGEKESGGLS